From the Solanum pennellii chromosome 4, SPENNV200 genome, one window contains:
- the LOC107016154 gene encoding uncharacterized protein LOC107016154, translating to MALTNFILTVAGVSAVVLLMRSDVKQSASIFKRNVRQIRHWLEEESASAAKGMEKAKPKEIPQKDIPKDDKH from the exons ATGGCGTTAACGAACTTTATACTGACAGTTGCGGGAGTGAGCGCTGTGGTTTTATTGATGAGGAGCGATGTTAAACAGTCTGCTTCCATCTTCAAGCGCAATGTTCGTCAAATTCGGCACTGGCTTGAGGAAGAGTCTGCTTCCGCGGCTAA GGGAATGGAGAAGGCAAAGCCGAAGGAGATACCTCAGAAGGACATCCCCAAAGACGACAAACACTAG
- the LOC107017887 gene encoding TBC1 domain family member 8B-like: MMTKTNAETTLLNPCIISFDHNRDAYGFSVRPQHVQRYREYANIYKEEEEERSDRWNDFLERQAESAQLIINGVSADGNSSKPDTGSLFQKANSFSQNGDEDNNQTVEKRGSEGHLEGAIEKDDTKTSVERKTHQAQIWSETRPTLHAIEDMMSIRVKKKVNLAKNEQDCGLQEHPLAVEESGATKGESEEDSEDEFYDLERSESMDKLDVGAMQDVSLNENISHLATKCQESLPSWKEELECLVRGGVPMALRGELWQAFVGVKARRVETYYQDLLALGTKPGNNAEDKSTVSKDGSCVDPSIDTAFLPENWRGQIEKDLPRTFPGHPALDEDGRNALRRLLTAYARHNPCVGYCQAMNFFAGLLLLLMPEENAFWTLVGILDDYFDGYYSEEMIECQVDQLVLEVLVREKFPKLVNHLDYLGVQVAWVTGPWFLSIFMNMLPWESVLRVWDVLLFEGNRVMLFHTALALMELYGPALVTTKDAGDAVTLLQSLAGSTFDSSQLVLTACMGYQNVNEARLEELRNKHRPAVKAAVEERFKGLRVWRDCQGLASKLSSFEHDPGSVIVGTTETDKKTDEVMNSDASNYVDELHMNLSGNVADSAPDLQEQVVWLKVELSKLLEEKKSAELRAEELEAALMEMVKQDNRRQLSAQVEQLERQVAELREALVAKQEQENAMLQVLMRVEQEQRVTEDARIFAEQEAAAQRHTSQLLQEKYEEAIASLAEMEKRVVMAESMLEATLQYQSGQDKVLPSPRSTQQVSSPVGGNQESSLEIPAKKISLLSRPFGLGWRDSNKGKPTEEVNDTKTVNEEQKEINDHQSEKKIQEA, from the exons ATGATGACGAAGACGAATGCTGAAACAACTTTGTTGAATCCTTGCATCATTTCTTTCGATCATAATAG GGATGCTTATGGATTCTCTGTACGGCCTCAACATGTACAAAGATATCGTGAATATGCTAATATCTACAAG gaagaagaggaagagaggTCAGATAGGTGGAATGACTTTTTGGAACGGCAGGCGGAGTCTGCCCAATTGATCATAAATGGGGTGTCTGCAGATGGCAACTCCAGCAAACCTGATACTGGATCATTGTTTCAGAAGGCAAACTCCTTTTCACAGAATGGAGATGAAGACAATAACCAAACCGTTGAAAAGCGTGGTTCTGAGGGTCATCTTGAAGGTGCAATAGAGAAGGATGATACAAAAACCTCAGTTGAGAGAAAAACTCATCAGGCCCAAATATGGTCGGAGACCAGACCAACTCTACATGCCATTGAGGATATGATGAGCATTCGtgtaaaaaaaaaggtaaatttgGCCAAAAATGAGCAAGACTGTGGTCTGCAGGAACATCCTCTTGCAGTTGAAGAGTCTGGTGCCACAAAAGGAGAATCTGAAGAGGACTCAGAAGACgagttttatgatttagaaaGATCAGAATCTATGGACAAATTAGATGTGGGTGCCATGCAAGATGTTTCTCTAAATGAAAATATTAGTCATTTGGCTACTAAATGTCAAGAGTCTTTACCATCTTGGAAAGAAGAACTGGAGTGTCTTGTTCGAGGTGGAGTACCCATGGCTCTCAGGGGAGAG CTTTGGCAAGCCTTTGTGGGTGTGAAGGCACGCAGGGTGGAGACCTATTACCAGGATTTGCTTGCTTTAGGCACTAAACCTGGTAATAATGCAGAGGATAAAAGCACTGTATCAAAGGATGGAAGTTGTGTGGACCCAAGCATAGATACTGCATTTCTTCCTGAAAATTGGAGAGGGCAAATTGAGAAG GATCTACCCAGAACATTTCCTGGACATCCAGCTCTAGACGAGGATGGAAGAAATGCTTTAAGGCGTTTACTTACTGCCTATGCTCGGCATAATCCCTGTGTAGGCTACTGTCAG GCCATGAATTTTTTTGCTGGTCTGCTATTGCTTCTAATGCCCGAGGAAAATGCATTTTG GACTCTAGTGGGGATTCTAGATGATTATTTTGATGGCTATTACTCAGAAGAGATGATAGAGTGTCAG GTTGACCAACTTGTTCTTGAGGTATTGGTGCGAGAGAAATTTCCAAAATTGG TTAATCATCTTGATTACCTAGGAGTTCAGGTAGCATGGGTTACAGGACCATGGTTCCTCTCCATATTTATGAACATGCTTCCATGGGAAAGTG TCCTCAGAGTCTGGGATGTACTTCTGTTTGAAGGAAACCGAGTGATGTTATTCCATACCGCGCTTGCTTTGATGGAGCTTTAtg GACCTGCATTAGTTACCACAAAAGATGCAGGGGATGCAGTTACCCTGTTGCAGTCACTTGCTGGCTCCACATTCGATAGCAGTCAACTGGTGCTGACAGCCTGCATGGGCTATCAAAATGTTAATGAAGCTCGATTAGAAGAACTAAGAAATAAGCATCGACCAGCTGTGAAGGCTGCTGTTGAAGAGAGGTTCAAAGGACTTCGAGTTTGGAGGGACTGTCAGGGTTTAGCTTCTAAACTCTCCAGTTTTGAGCATGATCCTGGATCTGTAATTGTTGGAACCACTGAAACCGATAAAAAAACTGATGAAGTGATGAATAGTGATGCATCTAATTATGTGGATGAACTTCACATGAACCTTAGTGGTAATGTGGCAGATTCTGCTCCAGATCTCCAAGAACAG GTGGTCTGGCTGAAGGTTGAGTTGTCCAAGTTGCTGGAGGAGAAAAAATCTGCTGAACTCAG AGCTGAGGAGTTGGAAGCAGCATTGATGGAGATGGTCAAGCAGGATAACAGGCGGCAGTTGAGCGCACAG GTTGAGCAATTAGAAAGACAGGTTGCTGAGCTTCGAGAGGCCCTTGTTGCTAAGCAAGAACAAGAGAATGCCATGCTTCAG gttTTGATGAGGGTGGAGCAAGAACAGAGGGTAACAGAAGATGCTCGTATATTTGCTGAACAAGAGGCAGCAGCTCAAAGACATACCTCTCAATTGCTACAG GAAAAGTATGAAGAAGCCATCGCTTCCCTTGCTGAGATGGAAAAGAGGGTGGTTATGGCAGAATCGATGTTGGAGGCTACCTTGCAGTACCAATCTGGACAAGATAAAGTGCTTCCCTCTCCAAG ATCTACGCAGCAAGTTTCATCTCCTGTAGGGGGCAACCAAGAATCATCACTAGAGATACCTGCTAAAAAAATCAGTTTGCTCTCAAGACCGTTTGGACTTGGCTGGCGTGACAGCAACAAG GGGAAGCCGACCGAGGAGGTTAATGACACCAAAACAGTGAATGAGGAGCAGAAGGAAATAAATGACCATCAGTCtgagaagaaaatacaagagGCCTAA
- the LOC107018367 gene encoding CDP-diacylglycerol--glycerol-3-phosphate 3-phosphatidyltransferase 2-like, producing MLVGLKLKAVASIYGHMPYNFYRTFSSTAAPTTNLPVVPTHIYRCRRISTPAPTFSKVSIFSCQGEKEEYAPFSVRNISTTGMGYTPGNKEDHHREKTLRSSPSSSAPSKSAKLLTLPTILTIGRVAAIPVLITTFYVDSWWGPTATTCIFIAAAITDWLDGYLARKMNLGTAFGAFLDPVADKLMVAATLILLCTKPLEASLFGQLPWLLTVPSIAIIGREITMSAVREWAASQGGKLSEAVAVNNLGKWKTATQMTALTILLLTRDSSLSGAGPFVASGVILLYVSAWLAVWSLVVYMRKISKVLLM from the exons aTGCTCGTGGGGCTCAAACTCAAAGCTGTGGCCTCTATTTATGGCCACATGCCCTACAATTTCTACCGCACCTTCTCCTCCACCGCCGCGCCAACAACAAATTTACCGGTGGTGCCGACACACATTTACCGTTGCCGGAGGATCTCAACTCCGGCGCCGACATTCTCGAAGGTCTCAATTTTTTCCTGTCAAGGGGAGAAGGAGGAGTATGCCCCTTTTTCAGTGAGGAATATCTCTACCACTGGCATGGGCTATACACCTGGTAACAAGGAGGATCACCACCGGGAGAAGACATTGAGGTCGTCGCCGTCGTCATCAGCTCCATCAAAGTCTGCTAAACTGCTCACACTGCCTACAATTTTGACAATCGGACGTGTAGCGGCTATTCCGGTTCTCATTACCA CATTCTATGTTGATAGCTGGTGGGGACCAACCGCTACGACATGTATATTTATTGCTGCAGCAATAACTGATTGGCTTGATGGATATCTTGCTCGCAAG ATGAATTTAGGAACTGCCTTTGGTGCATTTTTAGATCCAGTGGCTGATAAG CTAATGGTTGCTGCCACATTGATCTTATTGTGCACCAAACCTTTGGAGGCTAGTTTGTTTGGACAATTGCCATGGCTACTAACTGTACCTTCTATTGCTATAATTGGCAGGGAG ATAACTATGTCTGCAGTTAGAGAATGGGCGGCTTCTCAGGGTGGTAAACTTTCAGAG GCTGTTGCTGTGAATAACTTGGGGAAGTGGAAAACAGCCACTCAGATGACTGCATTGACCATCCTTCTCCTTACTAGAGATAGCAG TTTATCAGGGGCTGGACCTTTTGTAGCTTCTGGTGTGATCTTGCTATATGTTTCAGCATGGTTAGCTGTATGGTCTCTGGTCGTGTATATGAGAAAGATATCGAAAGTATTGTTGATGTAG